The genomic stretch TGAACAACTTCTCATATGAATCCTCCTTAAACAACTCTTTCTGGTAGAGCGTCCTGCATACATTATGGCTCCTCAAATATACCTCAAGCAACGGATCATTATATTCAAAAGACCCACGTCCAGCAACAAGCCGAGACCTCATCTTATCGTAGATGTACAAAAGGTAATGCGTGTCTTCACGGGCATAATGGAGCATCTCACGAGGCAGAGGTCGAATTCTCCAATCTGAAGTCTGATACTGTTTATTTGCCGCAACTCCGCAAAAGTAAATAAGAAGATGGGCCAAACTATTAGGCCCCAATTTAAGCACCCGAGAAGCTTGCATTGTATCGAACAGATTACACACAAAAATCCCAAAATCACGTTGCAGCCATAAGATGTCGTTTCCAGCCCCGTGCATAACCTTTCGTTTCTTAGGGTCCAAGAAAACACCTCTCAAATAGGGACCAATAGAATGATGCAACTTTAGTGTGTCGACCACGAAATCTTCCGTTCGCGTCGAAATTTGCATCAAACAGGTTAGCCCCTGAAAAGAACGATAGTTATTCGCTTCAAGATCTACGGCAAATTCAGTGGCTACCTCTAGCTTAGACCTCAAAGCTTCCAAACCTTCCACAGTTTCAATGTAAGTGAACGGAGTTGATTCAAGAGAACCAGGTGCAACCACTTTGTCGAGGTGACGGGGCTGATCAACTAACTCGCAAGCAGAATAACGGCTCAACTCATCTGGAAGTCCCGGTTGGACGAATGGGGTGTTTGAGTTGTCGGGTTTGATACCGTAAAGGTCTTGTGGTTTCGGAATATTGGGTACGTGAAAAGGGATGG from Silene latifolia isolate original U9 population chromosome 5, ASM4854445v1, whole genome shotgun sequence encodes the following:
- the LOC141656028 gene encoding protein RRP6-like 2; the protein is MTIPFHVPNIPKPQDLYGIKPDNSNTPFVQPGLPDELSRYSACELVDQPRHLDKVVAPGSLESTPFTYIETVEGLEALRSKLEVATEFAVDLEANNYRSFQGLTCLMQISTRTEDFVVDTLKLHHSIGPYLRGVFLDPKKRKVMHGAGNDILWLQRDFGIFVCNLFDTMQASRVLKLGPNSLAHLLIYFCGVAANKQYQTSDWRIRPLPREMLHYAREDTHYLLYIYDKMRSRLVAGRGSFEYNDPLLEVYLRSHNVCRTLYQKELFKEDSYEKLFSSGNAGLDFDQVNVAARLYKCRDRIARENDESTGYVLPNKLLLEFCDKLPVSESEFLSIAKSHNCHKHPLLLKNMGELLKIIGNLDVIEKASQINGSNPKQKPMPDYINPNKQPHLEMQYMYQMSTPQGYYVTVVYPQACYVNAASPLGYYIPVEGPLLSNSLY